One Halarcobacter ebronensis genomic window carries:
- a CDS encoding type I restriction-modification system subunit M — translation MTTTANVGFEKELFKMADKLRNNMDAGEYKHIVLGLIFLKYISDKFNERYEKLVQEGDGFEEDKDEYIMDNIFWVPKESRWQVLRDNANSPEIGKLVDNALLQIEKENNSLKGVMDKRYAKPDLDKTKLGELITLITNVSAKYHDEKDLMGRVYEYFLNAFADITGGEFYTPTSVVKTIVEMIEPYKGRVYDPACGSGGMFIQSGKFIQEHSQNINNISIYGQESNPTTWRLCKMNLAIRGLDGNLGAHHADSFHNDLHKNLKADFAMANPPFNISDWGGERLKDDDRWQWGIPPVGNANYAWLSHILTHLGSRAGLGAVVLANGSLSSNTSNEGNIRRAMIEDDKVDAIVALPDKLFYSTGIPVCLWILSQNKSHEKHRDRTGETLFIDARNLGEMVTRKHRELSEKEIKSIADTYHAYKSKEGNYKDIKGFCKRASLEEIQKHDYVLIPGRYVGIAQEEDDGIPFEEKMTKLSTQLKEQFEKSNILEKQIKENLKGLGYEIN, via the coding sequence ATGACAACTACTGCAAATGTAGGATTTGAAAAAGAACTTTTTAAGATGGCTGATAAGCTTAGAAACAATATGGATGCAGGAGAGTATAAACACATTGTTTTAGGTCTTATTTTCTTAAAATATATCTCTGATAAATTTAATGAACGTTATGAAAAACTTGTACAAGAGGGTGATGGTTTTGAGGAAGATAAAGATGAATATATCATGGATAATATTTTTTGGGTTCCAAAAGAATCAAGATGGCAAGTTTTAAGAGATAATGCAAATTCACCAGAAATAGGAAAACTAGTAGACAATGCCCTTTTGCAAATAGAAAAAGAGAATAACTCTTTAAAGGGTGTGATGGACAAAAGATATGCAAAACCAGATTTAGATAAAACAAAACTTGGTGAGCTTATCACTTTGATTACAAATGTATCTGCAAAATATCACGATGAAAAAGATTTGATGGGTAGAGTATATGAATACTTTTTAAATGCTTTTGCAGATATTACAGGGGGTGAGTTTTATACTCCAACTTCTGTTGTAAAAACTATTGTTGAGATGATAGAACCATATAAAGGAAGAGTTTATGACCCAGCTTGTGGAAGTGGTGGTATGTTTATTCAGTCTGGAAAATTTATTCAAGAGCATTCTCAAAATATAAACAATATCTCAATATATGGACAAGAGAGTAATCCTACTACTTGGAGATTGTGTAAAATGAACTTGGCTATTCGTGGTCTTGATGGAAATCTTGGTGCTCACCATGCAGATAGTTTTCACAACGATTTGCACAAAAACCTTAAAGCAGATTTCGCTATGGCAAATCCCCCTTTTAATATCTCTGATTGGGGAGGGGAAAGACTCAAAGATGATGATAGATGGCAATGGGGAATTCCTCCTGTTGGAAATGCAAATTATGCTTGGCTTTCTCATATTCTCACTCACCTTGGAAGTAGAGCAGGACTAGGTGCAGTTGTACTTGCAAATGGAAGTCTTAGTTCAAATACTTCAAATGAAGGAAATATTAGACGGGCTATGATAGAGGATGATAAGGTAGATGCTATAGTTGCACTTCCTGATAAGCTTTTTTACTCTACGGGTATTCCTGTATGCCTTTGGATACTTTCTCAAAATAAATCCCATGAAAAACATAGAGATAGAACAGGTGAAACACTTTTTATAGATGCAAGAAATCTTGGGGAGATGGTTACAAGAAAACACCGTGAATTAAGTGAAAAGGAGATTAAATCCATAGCTGACACTTATCACGCATACAAAAGCAAAGAGGGAAACTATAAAGATATAAAAGGTTTTTGCAAGCGTGCAAGCCTTGAAGAGATACAAAAACATGATTATGTATTAATTCCTGGGCGATATGTGGGAATAGCGCAAGAAGAAGATGATGGTATACCTTTTGAAGAGAAGATGACAAAGTTATCCACTCAACTAAAAGAGCAGTTTGAGAAGTCAAATATTTTAGAAAAACAGATAAAAGAGAATCTAAAAGGCTTAGGCTATGAGATTAATTGA
- a CDS encoding FRG domain-containing protein yields MTIKHVEDYLKSVKEQIKSLELPAEKQYTNYFRGQSNANWDLVPSVFRDHLFNEHNLYYEMERNLYNEMSKLSSVIDKLVYMQHQGLPTRLLDITKNSLVALYFACITHQKCEKECTKDCKKCSDGAVYIFSELENYDKKEVDIISLLPKVKYDFGVNSFYSFVKEQLSVELSKKELERILNKEFALVKSNKNNNRVIKQDGDFFIFSNKGSYDKKIKFDVKRDENRIIIPKEYKKQLLEELDQIGINRYSLFPEPEHLAKYLKHNYVDNESEKEKVVSYEEVSVEIEGKKDYKTKVLEYIEERFPQNKALYEFIVNNDISRTKVREKLSLLGYEEIGVLDMDKFDNFIDSLEIPKNINDLVL; encoded by the coding sequence ATGACAATAAAACATGTAGAGGATTACTTAAAAAGTGTCAAAGAACAGATAAAAAGTTTGGAACTACCCGCAGAGAAACAATATACCAACTATTTTAGAGGTCAAAGTAATGCAAATTGGGATTTGGTACCAAGCGTATTTCGAGATCATTTGTTTAATGAACACAATCTTTACTATGAAATGGAAAGAAACCTTTATAATGAGATGTCAAAACTAAGTTCAGTTATAGACAAACTTGTATATATGCAACATCAAGGCTTACCAACTAGACTTTTAGATATCACAAAAAACTCTTTAGTGGCTTTATATTTTGCATGTATTACCCATCAAAAATGTGAAAAAGAGTGTACGAAAGATTGCAAAAAATGTAGTGACGGAGCAGTATATATTTTTAGTGAACTTGAAAATTATGATAAAAAAGAGGTAGATATTATCTCTTTACTTCCAAAAGTAAAGTATGATTTTGGAGTAAATAGTTTTTATAGTTTTGTAAAAGAGCAGTTAAGTGTAGAGCTTTCAAAAAAAGAGTTAGAGAGAATACTTAATAAAGAGTTTGCATTAGTAAAAAGTAATAAAAATAATAACAGAGTGATAAAACAAGATGGAGACTTTTTTATTTTTTCAAATAAAGGTAGTTATGATAAAAAAATAAAATTTGATGTAAAAAGGGATGAAAATAGAATTATCATTCCTAAAGAGTATAAAAAACAATTGCTTGAAGAACTTGATCAAATAGGAATAAATAGATATAGCTTATTCCCTGAACCAGAACATTTAGCAAAATACTTAAAACATAACTATGTAGACAATGAGAGTGAGAAAGAAAAAGTAGTTTCTTATGAAGAGGTAAGTGTAGAAATTGAAGGGAAAAAAGATTATAAAACAAAAGTTTTAGAATATATAGAAGAAAGATTCCCTCAAAATAAAGCACTTTATGAGTTTATTGTCAACAATGATATATCAAGAACAAAAGTAAGAGAAAAACTTTCATTGTTAGGTTACGAAGAGATAGGTGTTTTAGATATGGATAAATTTGATAATTTTATTGATAGTTTAGAAATACCAAAAAATATAAATGATTTGGTTTTATAA
- a CDS encoding DUF3800 domain-containing protein codes for MEYKVFFDETCHLENDGINIMGGGAIFCEKEKFTEATRYIKYLKYKHNAFHELKWTKASKSGLAFYKALIDYFFESNFLSFRGISSDKTVLDHKTFNNGSHDKYYYKLMYLAFEPMLKEQNSYYIYTDYKDSNGAEELGSLKEFLLAKKHNNIELYFQMIRSHEAVLLQVADFFIGAIAYKKRTDLSHKSEIKNIIYDYLEEKSQKHLLHSTPREESKFNIFHHQAGYCG; via the coding sequence ATGGAATATAAAGTATTTTTTGATGAAACATGCCACTTAGAGAATGATGGTATAAATATTATGGGTGGAGGAGCAATCTTTTGTGAAAAAGAGAAATTTACAGAAGCCACTAGATATATTAAATACTTAAAATATAAACATAATGCTTTTCATGAGCTAAAATGGACTAAGGCCAGCAAATCTGGTTTAGCTTTTTACAAGGCATTAATAGATTATTTCTTTGAAAGTAATTTTTTGAGTTTTAGAGGTATTAGTAGTGATAAAACTGTATTAGATCATAAGACTTTCAATAATGGAAGTCATGATAAGTATTATTATAAGCTTATGTATTTAGCCTTTGAACCTATGCTAAAAGAACAAAACAGCTATTATATTTATACTGATTATAAAGATTCAAATGGTGCTGAAGAGTTAGGAAGTTTAAAAGAGTTTTTATTAGCAAAAAAACATAACAATATAGAGCTTTATTTTCAAATGATTCGTTCCCATGAAGCTGTACTTCTCCAAGTAGCAGATTTTTTTATAGGAGCTATCGCTTATAAAAAAAGAACAGATTTGTCTCATAAAAGTGAAATAAAAAATATTATATATGATTATTTGGAAGAAAAATCTCAAAAACACTTATTGCATAGTACTCCTAGAGAAGAGTCAAAGTTTAATATCTTTCATCATCAAGCGGGGTATTGTGGATGA
- a CDS encoding RNA-binding domain-containing protein → MRLIEQISLGESKTLEFKQELPENKKIAKTVISFSNTAGGKLIIGVDDDRNIVGIEEENIFELQDKIASIIYDNCTPNIIPEIYTVNCEGKLLLVVEVFRGNLLPYYLKSEGKNQGTYIRVGASNRKAEYENILELERQKRNIGFDEEVNYDIEFESLDLTPLYESFKSVGKTLDEKKLENLKLIKKESNKTYATNALLIILGTFSHTSVKCARFKGITMDMFIDKKEYQSDIFSNLENTQNFILNHINLKGEIKALQRTDTYEIPLVALREALINAFIHRDYTNSGRDIKVGVYDDIVNIVSPGSFPNTITKEDIENGRSETRNKVLANIFKELGLIEQWGSGIKRIKTLCLENHLKEPMIEEKSDFVDVEFYRPQDRKTDDYERILPEMNDYKRLRTITNDYERLTIEEKAILIYILDNQKITRKEAVKLTGLQSTKVYEILKTLVEDKKILKRCGNGRSTYYKVAK, encoded by the coding sequence ATGAGATTAATTGAGCAGATATCTTTAGGAGAAAGCAAGACTTTAGAGTTTAAGCAAGAACTACCAGAAAATAAGAAAATAGCTAAAACAGTTATCTCTTTTTCCAATACAGCTGGAGGAAAACTTATCATCGGAGTAGATGATGATAGAAATATTGTAGGAATAGAAGAGGAAAATATCTTTGAACTTCAAGATAAAATAGCTTCTATTATCTATGATAACTGTACGCCAAATATTATTCCTGAAATCTATACTGTAAATTGTGAAGGAAAACTTCTTCTTGTAGTAGAAGTTTTTAGGGGAAATCTTTTGCCCTATTATCTAAAAAGTGAAGGTAAAAATCAAGGAACTTACATACGAGTAGGTGCAAGCAATAGAAAAGCAGAGTATGAAAATATCCTTGAACTAGAGAGACAAAAAAGAAATATAGGTTTTGATGAAGAGGTAAACTATGATATTGAGTTTGAATCTTTAGACTTAACACCACTATATGAGAGTTTTAAAAGTGTAGGAAAAACTTTAGATGAGAAAAAGTTAGAGAACCTAAAACTTATCAAAAAAGAGTCAAACAAAACCTATGCTACAAATGCATTGCTTATCATCCTTGGAACCTTTTCTCACACTAGTGTAAAGTGCGCAAGATTTAAGGGTATCACCATGGATATGTTTATAGATAAAAAAGAGTACCAAAGTGATATCTTCTCAAACCTTGAAAATACACAAAACTTTATACTAAATCACATAAATCTAAAAGGTGAGATAAAAGCACTCCAAAGAACAGATACCTATGAGATACCCCTTGTAGCTCTAAGGGAAGCTTTGATAAATGCTTTTATTCATAGGGACTATACCAATAGTGGAAGGGATATAAAAGTAGGGGTCTATGATGATATTGTAAATATTGTAAGTCCTGGAAGCTTCCCAAATACAATCACAAAAGAGGATATAGAAAATGGTAGAAGTGAGACTAGAAACAAAGTATTAGCAAATATCTTTAAAGAGTTGGGACTAATAGAACAGTGGGGAAGTGGAATAAAAAGGATAAAAACCCTTTGTCTTGAAAATCATTTAAAAGAGCCAATGATAGAAGAGAAAAGTGACTTTGTAGATGTGGAGTTTTATCGTCCACAAGATAGAAAAACGGATGATTACGAACGAATACTGCCAGAAATGAACGATTACAAACGATTACGAACGATTACGAACGATTACGAACGATTAACTATTGAAGAGAAAGCTATTTTAATTTATATTTTAGATAATCAAAAAATTACAAGAAAAGAAGCTGTAAAGTTAACAGGACTACAAAGTACAAAAGTATATGAGATTTTAAAAACACTTGTGGAAGATAAAAAAATATTAAAAAGATGTGGAAATGGTAGAAGTACCTATTATAAGGTGGCAAAGTGA
- a CDS encoding type I restriction endonuclease subunit R: MNNFYEDNLEQAIIQIFENDLAYEYKSGIDIAPEAVESARDDFHEVILKEKFFESLKRINPTIAKDILEDVFKQIIHPNSPMMSENNKTFHKYLVEGVDVVYKDKDGNDKGDKVYLFDFKDISKNEFLIVNQFTIVEFDERRPDLIVFINGLPLVVFELKSLSNEKVGCEKAYNQLQTYKQKVPSLFNTNAFLVISDGVNAKAGTISSNFERFSAWKSVDGVKLNSHIQIETLLLGMFEKSRLLDIIKNFIVFVEDGVKSTKILSAYHQYFAVKKAVDSTVNSILEKSKKAGLVWHTQGSGKSLSMVFYTSSIIQALKNPTVIILTDRNDLDMQLFTTFSKANSILRQTPIQIEDKDDLREKLNRESGGIIFTTIQKFALKDDEVQIECLSDRRDIILIADEAHRSQYGLEAKVDTKTGKISYGYAKHIRDALPNATLIGFTGTPIENSDKSTREIFGDEVDIYDMTQAVEDGSTVKIYYESRIAKLKLDEKVLNEIDEEYEKLEDEGAPIELLDESKRKFTKLEEIVGDTHRLEMLAMDIVTHYENREIILASKFLDKAMIVCMNRKIAVNLYEQIIKLRPNWHSDDMDKGKIKVVMTSSASDDELLKKYETTKDDRVYLAKRIKDINDELKIVIVVDMWLTGFDVPSMSTMYIDKPMKSHNLMQAIARVNRVFKDKVGGLVVDYIGIMGSLKEALQTYTRRDVDKVELNLDAAFHKLEDALTFLRKLFSAFDYSGFKSGSDKDRLTLIGDGVEHVLIESYGEENIKKEFNKKVSELNAAQTLCNSMLDDDMKLEIAYFKAVKSALNKLEGKEFNLKEINQRVLSLVKDSIQKDSILELNDILGIKQSELDIFNEEFLKEISSMKRKNIALELLKRLLSNKIKAYEKTNLVQSEKFSFLMNEVMNKYNNKALTNAEVIDELLKMSKDMMEDFLKGNELGLTDEEKSFYDALTKFDTVKEAMGESVLKELAVELTKTIQNSKTIDWQYKENTRARMRREVKRLLKKYKYPPDNAVEALALVIKQVELSCLKDEENI, translated from the coding sequence ATGAATAACTTTTACGAAGATAATTTAGAACAAGCAATAATACAAATCTTTGAAAATGATTTGGCTTATGAGTATAAAAGTGGTATAGATATAGCTCCTGAAGCAGTAGAGAGTGCTAGGGATGATTTTCATGAAGTTATTTTAAAAGAGAAATTTTTTGAAAGCTTAAAAAGGATTAATCCTACTATTGCAAAAGATATTTTAGAAGATGTATTCAAACAAATTATTCACCCAAACTCACCGATGATGAGCGAAAATAACAAGACCTTTCATAAGTATTTAGTAGAAGGTGTAGATGTTGTCTATAAAGATAAAGATGGAAATGACAAAGGGGACAAGGTATATCTTTTTGATTTTAAAGATATTTCAAAAAATGAATTCTTGATAGTCAATCAGTTTACTATCGTAGAGTTTGATGAGAGACGACCTGATTTAATAGTTTTTATAAATGGATTGCCTTTGGTTGTTTTTGAGCTAAAATCCTTGTCAAATGAAAAAGTAGGGTGTGAAAAAGCTTATAATCAATTACAAACGTACAAACAAAAGGTTCCAAGTCTATTTAATACAAATGCTTTTCTGGTGATAAGTGATGGAGTAAATGCCAAAGCTGGAACTATAAGCTCAAATTTTGAGAGATTTAGTGCTTGGAAAAGTGTCGATGGAGTAAAATTAAACTCACATATTCAAATAGAAACTTTACTTTTAGGAATGTTTGAAAAAAGTAGACTTTTAGATATCATAAAAAACTTTATTGTTTTTGTAGAAGATGGGGTAAAAAGCACAAAGATATTAAGTGCCTATCATCAATATTTTGCAGTAAAAAAAGCAGTGGATTCTACGGTAAACTCAATTTTAGAGAAATCAAAAAAAGCAGGTCTTGTTTGGCATACACAAGGAAGTGGAAAATCACTCTCTATGGTATTTTATACAAGCTCTATCATACAAGCTTTAAAAAACCCTACGGTAATAATACTAACTGATAGAAATGACTTAGATATGCAACTATTTACTACTTTTTCAAAAGCAAATAGTATCTTAAGACAAACACCAATACAAATAGAAGATAAAGATGATTTAAGAGAGAAGTTAAATAGAGAAAGTGGAGGGATAATATTTACAACAATTCAAAAATTTGCTCTAAAAGATGATGAGGTACAAATAGAGTGTCTAAGTGATAGAAGAGATATTATACTTATAGCAGATGAAGCCCATAGAAGTCAATATGGCTTGGAAGCAAAGGTTGACACAAAAACAGGGAAAATAAGCTATGGATATGCCAAACATATTAGAGATGCCTTACCAAATGCAACTCTTATAGGTTTTACAGGAACTCCAATAGAAAATAGTGATAAATCCACAAGGGAAATTTTTGGAGATGAGGTTGATATCTATGATATGACCCAAGCTGTAGAAGATGGCTCAACTGTAAAGATATATTATGAAAGTAGAATAGCAAAACTAAAACTAGATGAAAAAGTTTTAAATGAGATTGATGAAGAGTATGAAAAACTAGAAGATGAAGGTGCTCCCATAGAGCTTCTTGATGAATCAAAAAGAAAATTCACAAAGCTAGAAGAGATAGTGGGAGATACCCATAGACTGGAAATGTTAGCTATGGATATAGTAACTCACTATGAAAATAGAGAGATTATCCTTGCATCAAAGTTTTTAGACAAAGCAATGATAGTTTGTATGAATAGAAAAATAGCAGTTAATCTTTATGAGCAAATTATAAAGCTTCGTCCAAATTGGCATAGTGATGATATGGATAAGGGGAAAATAAAAGTTGTTATGACATCAAGTGCAAGTGATGATGAACTTTTAAAAAAATATGAAACCACAAAAGATGATAGGGTTTATTTAGCAAAAAGAATTAAAGACATAAATGATGAATTAAAAATAGTGATTGTCGTGGATATGTGGCTTACAGGTTTTGATGTGCCCTCTATGAGTACAATGTATATTGATAAACCTATGAAGTCACACAATCTAATGCAAGCAATAGCCAGAGTAAATAGGGTTTTTAAAGACAAAGTAGGTGGACTTGTAGTTGACTATATAGGAATTATGGGATCATTAAAAGAGGCGTTACAAACATATACAAGAAGAGATGTAGATAAAGTTGAACTAAACCTTGATGCGGCTTTTCATAAGCTAGAAGATGCTCTAACTTTTTTGAGAAAACTTTTTTCTGCTTTTGATTATAGTGGATTTAAAAGCGGAAGTGATAAAGATAGATTAACTCTTATTGGTGATGGTGTAGAACATGTTTTAATAGAGAGTTATGGTGAAGAAAATATAAAAAAAGAGTTTAATAAAAAAGTTAGTGAATTAAACGCAGCCCAAACACTTTGTAACTCAATGCTTGATGATGATATGAAACTAGAGATTGCTTATTTTAAAGCAGTAAAAAGTGCTTTAAATAAGTTAGAGGGGAAAGAGTTTAATCTAAAAGAGATAAATCAAAGAGTTCTAAGTTTAGTAAAAGACTCTATTCAAAAAGATTCAATTTTAGAACTTAATGATATTTTAGGTATCAAACAAAGTGAGTTAGATATTTTTAATGAAGAGTTTCTAAAAGAGATATCTTCAATGAAAAGAAAAAATATAGCCCTAGAACTTCTAAAAAGATTATTATCAAATAAAATAAAAGCGTATGAAAAAACAAACTTAGTTCAGAGTGAAAAATTCTCATTTCTGATGAATGAAGTGATGAATAAATACAATAACAAAGCGCTTACAAATGCAGAAGTGATAGATGAACTTTTAAAAATGTCAAAAGATATGATGGAAGATTTTCTAAAAGGGAATGAACTGGGACTAACAGATGAAGAAAAATCATTTTATGATGCATTAACAAAGTTTGATACTGTAAAAGAAGCTATGGGTGAAAGTGTCCTAAAAGAGTTAGCTGTAGAACTTACAAAAACAATTCAAAATTCTAAAACAATAGATTGGCAATACAAAGAGAACACAAGAGCTAGAATGAGAAGAGAAGTAAAAAGACTTCTTAAAAAATATAAATATCCACCAGACAATGCAGTAGAAGCTTTAGCTTTAGTGATAAAGCAGGTTGAATTGAGTTGTCTAAAAGATGAAGAAAATATTTAA
- the nfo gene encoding deoxyribonuclease IV — translation MKYVGAHVSASGGVFNAPINATQIGAKAFALFTKNQRQWTAKELDSKTVDKWFKELEKSKIEPKHILPHDSYLINLGHPSEEAREKSLQSFIHELQRCEILGLDRLNFHPGSHLRKISEEECLDRIALSMNQAIEATKDVKLVIENTAGQGSNLGYKFEHLAYIIDKIEDKSRVGVCIDTCHMFTAGYDIRTRETYDKTWGEFDKIVGRKYLMGMHLNDSKPELGSKVDRHDSLGKGKIGWDAFEFIMNDERMDDIPLVLETIDETIWAEEIKAMYELVGK, via the coding sequence ATGAAATATGTAGGCGCACATGTAAGTGCAAGTGGAGGAGTCTTTAATGCTCCAATAAATGCAACACAAATCGGAGCTAAGGCTTTTGCTCTTTTTACAAAAAATCAAAGACAATGGACAGCAAAAGAGCTTGATAGTAAAACAGTTGACAAGTGGTTTAAAGAGTTAGAAAAAAGTAAAATTGAACCAAAACATATTTTGCCACACGATAGTTATTTAATAAATTTAGGACATCCAAGTGAAGAGGCAAGGGAAAAATCACTACAAAGTTTTATACATGAACTGCAAAGATGTGAGATTTTAGGACTTGATAGACTAAATTTTCATCCAGGAAGTCACTTAAGAAAAATAAGTGAAGAGGAGTGTCTTGATAGAATTGCCCTGTCAATGAATCAAGCAATCGAAGCAACAAAAGACGTAAAACTTGTAATAGAAAACACAGCAGGTCAAGGAAGTAATTTAGGATATAAGTTTGAACATTTGGCTTATATTATTGATAAAATTGAAGATAAAAGCAGAGTTGGCGTGTGTATTGACACCTGTCATATGTTTACAGCAGGTTATGATATAAGAACACGTGAAACATATGATAAAACTTGGGGAGAGTTTGACAAAATTGTTGGACGAAAATATCTAATGGGAATGCATCTAAATGACTCAAAACCAGAACTTGGAAGCAAAGTAGATAGACATGATAGTTTAGGAAAAGGAAAAATTGGTTGGGATGCTTTTGAATTTATTATGAATGATGAAAGAATGGATGATATTCCTCTTGTGTTGGAGACTATTGATGAAACTATTTGGGCGGAGGAGATTAAAGCTATGTATGAGTTGGTAGGGAAGTAA
- a CDS encoding restriction endonuclease subunit S, with product MSNKLPQGWEEKKLKEVTSILGDGLHGTPNYSDNGEYFFINGNNLLNGRIVINEKTKKCSEIEYNKYKKILNDRTILVSINGTLGNIAVYNGEKVFLGKSACYFNVLEEFNKNFIKHTLNTDYFKYYIDTYATGTTIKNMPLKAMREFNFIIPKDINEQKRIADILSAFDDKIEINNQINQTLEEMASTLFKEWFENFNFPNNQGKPYKDSGGDMKPSELGEIPINWEVLDLKSISSKIGDGLHGTPKYIDGGEYFFINGNNLVNGMIEIDQKTKRTNKEEYEKYKKELNENTIFLSINGTLGNIAFYNEEKIFLSKSVCYINVLENYYKVFIACLFKSDYFKQYLFNYANGTTIKNLSLKAIRELSFPISKNICEKFSHIVKPIFEQIQQNQQQNQILKQQRDALLPKLISGEIRV from the coding sequence GTGAGTAATAAATTGCCTCAAGGGTGGGAAGAAAAAAAACTCAAGGAAGTTACTTCTATTTTAGGTGATGGATTACATGGAACACCTAATTATTCTGATAATGGAGAGTATTTTTTTATCAATGGTAATAATTTATTAAATGGAAGAATTGTAATTAATGAGAAAACAAAAAAATGTTCAGAAATAGAATATAATAAATATAAAAAAATTTTGAATGATAGGACTATCTTAGTATCAATCAATGGTACCTTAGGAAATATTGCAGTTTATAATGGAGAAAAAGTTTTTTTAGGTAAAAGTGCTTGTTATTTTAATGTTTTAGAAGAGTTTAATAAAAATTTCATTAAACATACATTGAATACTGATTATTTTAAATATTACATAGATACATATGCAACGGGGACAACTATTAAAAATATGCCTCTTAAAGCTATGAGAGAATTTAATTTTATAATTCCTAAAGATATTAATGAACAAAAAAGAATAGCAGATATTTTATCTGCCTTTGATGATAAAATAGAGATAAATAATCAAATAAATCAAACCTTAGAAGAGATGGCAAGTACACTCTTTAAAGAGTGGTTTGAAAACTTCAATTTTCCAAATAATCAAGGCAAACCCTATAAAGATAGTGGCGGAGATATGAAACCAAGTGAATTGGGAGAAATACCTATTAATTGGGAAGTTTTAGATTTAAAAAGTATATCATCAAAAATAGGAGATGGACTACATGGCACTCCAAAGTATATAGATGGTGGAGAGTATTTTTTTATTAATGGTAATAATTTAGTCAATGGAATGATTGAAATAGATCAAAAAACAAAAAGAACAAATAAAGAAGAATATGAAAAGTATAAAAAAGAATTAAATGAAAATACTATTTTTTTATCAATAAATGGAACATTAGGAAATATTGCTTTTTATAATGAAGAAAAAATATTTCTTAGTAAAAGTGTATGTTATATAAATGTTTTAGAGAATTATTATAAAGTTTTTATAGCTTGTTTATTCAAAAGTGACTATTTTAAACAGTACCTTTTTAATTATGCAAATGGAACTACAATTAAAAATTTATCATTGAAAGCTATACGTGAATTGAGTTTTCCAATAAGTAAAAATATATGTGAAAAGTTTTCACATATTGTTAAACCAATTTTTGAACAAATACAACAAAATCAACAACAAAATCAAATATTAAAACAACAAAGAGATGCACTTTTACCAAAACTTATAAGTGGTGAGATAAGGGTATAA